A genomic segment from Planktothrix sp. FACHB-1365 encodes:
- a CDS encoding type II toxin-antitoxin system VapC family toxin, translating to MKYLLDTNLCIIYLKGRNLNLKQKLESVAIQEIAVCSIVKAELCFGAMKSSNPERNFALQQAFLDQFVSLPFDDLAATTFGVIRSQLEIKGIPIGAYDLQIAAIALANNLTLVTHNTQEFRRVEGLQVEDWEVEQ from the coding sequence ATGAAATATCTTCTTGATACAAATCTCTGTATTATTTATTTGAAAGGCAGAAATTTAAACTTAAAGCAGAAACTTGAGTCAGTTGCGATTCAGGAGATAGCGGTATGTTCAATTGTTAAGGCAGAACTCTGTTTTGGAGCGATGAAAAGTTCTAATCCCGAACGAAATTTTGCTTTACAGCAAGCCTTCTTGGATCAGTTTGTTTCGCTCCCCTTTGATGACCTCGCCGCTACAACTTTTGGAGTCATCCGATCGCAGTTAGAAATTAAAGGAATACCCATTGGAGCTTATGATTTACAAATTGCTGCGATCGCCTTAGCCAATAATTTAACGCTGGTAACACACAATACACAAGAGTTCCGGCGTGTTGAGGGATTGCAGGTTGAAGATTGGGAGGTTGAGCAGTGA
- a CDS encoding N-6 DNA methylase — protein sequence MNTATHDIVAKLWNLCNVLKDGGISFHQYMIELTYLLFLKMAKETGTESLIPEGYRWDDLKTKPESEQLEFYKQLLNHLEKDGSVIVKAIFADAKSSINRPNTLSTLVNGIDKLDWYNARRESIGDVYEGLLEKNANESKAGAGQYFTPRPLIDSMVHVMRPTLEDIIQDPAAGTGGFLIAADRYIREHSDPNNWTNKQKEKYRTNTFYGMELVSDTHRLALMNLMLHGLDFNPQGTGIRYGDTLSSDGKNLPPATLILTNPPFGSKKGGGLPDRKDFDFSTSNKQFCFLQHIYLGLKPGGRAAAVFPDNVLFESNVGRQIRTDLMDKCNLHTILRLPSGIFYAQGVKTNVLFFSRGKTSKGNTKEVWVYDLRTNTPQFGKRTSLMRQHFEEFETAFGDDPLGSSVSLAKRTDTGEEGRFRKFSRDWIAERGDNLDISWLKNESEDDNNNLPEPAILAQEAIGELEAAIAELQGILQELGEEINF from the coding sequence ATGAATACTGCCACCCACGACATTGTTGCCAAGCTCTGGAATCTCTGTAACGTCCTTAAGGACGGCGGGATATCCTTTCATCAATACATGATCGAGCTAACGTACCTACTGTTTCTCAAGATGGCTAAGGAAACGGGAACTGAAAGCCTGATTCCAGAGGGTTATCGCTGGGACGATTTGAAAACCAAGCCAGAATCTGAACAGCTTGAATTTTATAAGCAACTTCTGAACCACTTAGAGAAAGATGGTTCTGTCATTGTCAAAGCAATTTTTGCGGATGCTAAATCTTCTATCAATAGACCTAATACCCTTTCTACACTTGTTAACGGAATAGACAAGCTTGATTGGTACAATGCGCGACGGGAAAGTATAGGAGATGTATATGAAGGACTCCTTGAAAAAAATGCCAATGAATCAAAGGCTGGTGCAGGTCAGTATTTTACGCCACGTCCGTTAATTGACAGTATGGTTCATGTCATGCGTCCCACCTTAGAAGATATCATTCAAGACCCTGCTGCTGGTACGGGTGGATTCCTGATTGCTGCTGATAGATATATTCGAGAACATAGCGATCCCAATAATTGGACTAACAAGCAAAAAGAAAAATATCGCACCAATACTTTCTACGGAATGGAACTTGTGTCAGACACACACCGTTTAGCATTAATGAATTTGATGCTGCATGGACTGGATTTTAATCCGCAAGGCACAGGTATTCGTTATGGCGATACACTTTCATCCGATGGAAAAAACTTACCGCCAGCAACTCTAATTCTTACAAATCCACCTTTTGGTAGCAAAAAAGGTGGGGGTTTACCTGACCGAAAAGATTTTGATTTTTCCACCAGCAACAAACAATTTTGCTTCTTACAACACATTTATCTAGGCTTAAAACCGGGTGGTCGCGCTGCGGCTGTATTTCCTGACAACGTGCTGTTTGAGAGTAATGTAGGACGACAGATTCGGACTGACTTGATGGACAAATGCAATCTTCATACAATTCTGCGGTTGCCATCTGGTATTTTCTATGCTCAGGGTGTCAAAACCAATGTATTGTTTTTTAGTCGTGGGAAGACGTCCAAGGGTAATACTAAAGAAGTTTGGGTCTATGACCTGCGTACTAACACTCCCCAATTTGGTAAGCGAACATCCTTGATGCGTCAACATTTTGAGGAGTTTGAAACAGCCTTTGGTGATGATCCCTTGGGTAGTTCGGTTAGTTTAGCTAAACGCACTGATACTGGAGAGGAAGGGCGCTTTAGAAAATTTTCCCGTGACTGGATTGCTGAACGTGGGGATAATCTAGATATCTCCTGGCTTAAGAATGAAAGCGAAGATGATAACAATAATTTACCCGAACCTGCTATCTTAGCCCAAGAAGCAATAGGTGAATTGGAAGCTGCGATCGCCGAGTTGCAGGGAATTCTGCAAGAATTAGGTGAGGAAATTAACTTTTAG
- a CDS encoding adenylate/guanylate cyclase domain-containing protein, whose amino-acid sequence MNINQEEFIGDILIVDDNVDNIRFLSDFLMQQGYQVRKSINGEVGLMAARTVIPDLILLDINMPGIGGYEVCQKLKEDEKTRSTPIIFLSAGDEVKDKVKAFQVGGIDYITKPFQLEEVLIRIQTQLQLKVLQKKLQNQNEALQQTVTSLQTVTKNLEQSEAELQALFKAMTESILVFDGEGHYLKIATPNTKLLYKPDQERIGKKIHEILPQKQADILLEGIQKAIKTQSQIEVEYRLTLNHKKTDLCANLSPISSTSVLCVIRDISERKRREEALKLIVEGTASKTGHEFFRSCVRGLAEILGVRYTVVTECSTPEKMRVRTLAFWLQNNFIDNIEYDLKGTPCHEVIANKEYSCYSDGIINRFPQDQDLVELKARSYAGIPLIDSTGIVIGHIAVLDTNPMQDDQTRELVLKIFAARAGAELERQITDRALQESQERSERLLLNILPSTIAERLKTDTSAIAEHFDEVTILFADIVGFTPLSIRVKPDELVNILNEIFSAFDELTEKHGLEKIKTIGDAYMAVGGLPLPNTNHAESVAQMALDMQGAIAHFQAKYQEPLQMRIGINTGSVVAGVIGVKKFIYDLWGDAVNVASRMESSGLPGKIQVTENTYERLKHRYNFEKRGQVEVKGKGEMTTYWLIDTYPH is encoded by the coding sequence ATGAATATTAATCAAGAGGAATTTATCGGGGATATTCTGATTGTTGATGACAATGTTGACAATATTCGTTTTTTATCAGATTTCCTCATGCAACAAGGTTATCAAGTTCGCAAATCCATTAATGGAGAAGTGGGTTTAATGGCGGCAAGAACCGTGATTCCAGACCTGATTCTGCTCGATATTAATATGCCGGGAATTGGAGGTTATGAAGTTTGTCAAAAACTCAAAGAAGATGAAAAAACCCGTTCGACTCCGATTATTTTTTTAAGTGCTGGAGATGAGGTTAAAGATAAAGTAAAAGCTTTTCAAGTTGGGGGAATAGATTATATTACAAAACCTTTTCAACTCGAAGAAGTCTTAATTCGTATTCAAACTCAATTACAACTTAAAGTTCTCCAGAAAAAACTACAAAATCAAAATGAAGCCTTGCAACAAACGGTCACTTCTCTGCAAACAGTTACTAAAAATTTAGAACAATCTGAAGCCGAACTTCAAGCTTTATTTAAAGCCATGACGGAATCTATTCTAGTGTTTGATGGGGAAGGACATTATCTAAAAATTGCTACCCCCAATACGAAGTTATTATATAAACCAGACCAAGAAAGAATTGGCAAAAAAATCCATGAAATTTTACCTCAAAAACAAGCCGATATATTGCTAGAGGGTATTCAAAAAGCCATAAAAACTCAATCCCAAATTGAGGTAGAATATCGTTTAACTCTTAATCATAAGAAAACCGATTTATGTGCAAATCTTTCCCCGATTTCTTCTACCTCAGTTCTTTGTGTTATCCGAGATATTAGCGAGCGTAAACGTCGGGAAGAAGCCCTAAAATTAATTGTGGAAGGAACGGCTTCCAAAACAGGTCATGAATTCTTTCGCTCCTGTGTTCGAGGTTTGGCTGAAATTTTAGGCGTTCGTTATACTGTTGTGACTGAATGTTCCACCCCCGAAAAAATGAGAGTTCGTACCTTAGCATTTTGGCTTCAGAATAACTTTATTGATAATATCGAGTATGACTTAAAAGGAACACCTTGTCATGAAGTTATTGCCAATAAGGAATATTCTTGTTATTCTGATGGTATTATTAATCGCTTTCCCCAAGATCAAGATTTAGTCGAATTAAAAGCCCGCAGTTATGCAGGAATTCCCTTAATTGATTCAACGGGAATTGTGATTGGTCATATTGCAGTTTTAGATACAAATCCGATGCAAGATGACCAAACTAGAGAACTCGTTTTAAAAATTTTTGCAGCTAGAGCCGGAGCCGAATTAGAGCGCCAAATCACCGATAGAGCCTTGCAAGAAAGTCAGGAACGCTCAGAACGATTATTACTTAATATTTTACCTTCAACCATTGCGGAACGGTTAAAAACAGATACCAGTGCGATCGCAGAACACTTTGATGAGGTCACGATTTTATTTGCCGATATTGTGGGCTTTACACCCCTATCAATTCGTGTTAAACCCGATGAATTAGTCAATATATTAAATGAGATTTTTTCAGCTTTTGATGAACTGACAGAAAAGCATGGTTTAGAAAAAATAAAAACCATTGGGGATGCTTATATGGCAGTCGGTGGATTACCCCTTCCAAATACAAATCATGCTGAATCTGTTGCTCAAATGGCATTAGATATGCAAGGCGCGATCGCTCATTTTCAAGCTAAATATCAGGAACCTTTACAAATGCGAATTGGCATCAATACAGGGTCAGTGGTTGCTGGAGTTATTGGCGTGAAAAAGTTTATTTATGATTTGTGGGGAGATGCTGTAAATGTTGCTTCTCGTATGGAATCATCGGGTTTACCGGGTAAAATTCAAGTCACAGAAAATACCTATGAACGGTTAAAACATCGCTATAATTTTGAAAAACGGGGACAAGTTGAAGTCAAAGGGAAAGGAGAAATGACCACTTATTGGTTAATAGATACATATCCCCATTAA
- a CDS encoding MHYT domain-containing protein: MKSLVMMTVIQGHYQPSLVVLSFLIAVIASYTALDLTGRVTPESPLKKRLLWAWGGSLAMGTGIWSMHFIGMLAFQLPLRVAYDLKITILSWGVGVLASGLALLLWNRPKLSLGVLSGGVVLGLAIVSMHYVGMAGMMIPGAVMEYNLARVLMSVAIAIFASIAALGMTFYLRHSGTSGLNWIKGGSSLVMGIAISGMHYTGMWATKIIEQSSITFNSEEISAHSGLALQIGIVTLMLLVGTLVTSLLDQRYSAQLLYQNALQESEKRFRSLIREMPVGVLLLTPQGEIILSNQFAQNLLFPIEPQLEGKNLFSLPVKLLNEEGKPLGEKMEFIHQAIAQGQPIRNLILGLDQQPSSATLHWLLLNIDPEFNEDQKLERIVCTFNNITERKNLDQELAKSRQFLNTIIENIPLALYVKNVESDFQFVLWNKASEKIFGVSREQILGKNIYDLLPEKQAQHFRSHILEALTHQKPIEIPEILIQTPAQGDILLRTLKIPIINHQKTTHMLCISEDITNRKNTEIALQESLEREQALAKAIQRMRQTLDIKTIFSTTASELRRVINCDRVVVYRFRPDWSGEFIAESVNAGWISLFEEQNYHPKLQENAIANERCTVKLFESNSKPNYLSPVIQDTYLQTTQGGLYSQGVNYRAVSDIYQANFDECYIQLLESLQARAYIIVPIFSNHQLWGLLATYQNSSSRQWKQAEINIAVQISNQLGVALQQAELLEKTQKQSIELQKAVAAADAANQAKSEFLANMSHELRTPLNAILGFTQLMNEDTILSPKHHQYLEIINHAGEHLLTLINDILEMSKIEAGRTTFNEHQFDLINLLEGLRKMLQMKAESKGLQLQFQYAPNLPRYLQTDQGKLRQVLLNLLSNAIKFTTQGQVTLRVKREYQIFNSESSVSPNSEDRNSANIYIENFSVTPSPDAKAEFILFEVEDTGLGISPEEIQLLFEPFKQTESGRNSNQGTGLGLAISRKYIQLMGGDIHVSSQLGVGSLFMFEIPIHFLDSCEFSCNANKSKVISLAPNQPEYRILIVDDNLDSCLLLSELLSEIGFKIQQAGNGQEAINCWETWQPDLIVMDVRMPVMDGLTASALIKATSLGKQTKIIALTASVFEENQQEILTSGCEDFIAKPFKADHLLDKINQHLGVKYLYQQDELPLETSAPTHPQRSAEDLGDLLNTMSPEWQSHLYCAAAQGSDLKILDLIEQIPPDNQVLIEKLKDLTENFQFQIILKFTEAYKS, translated from the coding sequence ATGAAATCTTTAGTCATGATGACGGTGATTCAAGGTCATTATCAACCGTCTTTAGTGGTTCTCTCTTTTTTAATTGCGGTGATTGCCTCTTATACGGCCTTGGATTTAACCGGACGGGTAACACCCGAATCCCCCCTCAAGAAGCGTCTCCTCTGGGCCTGGGGAGGGTCACTGGCGATGGGTACAGGGATATGGTCGATGCACTTTATCGGGATGTTGGCGTTTCAACTTCCGCTCCGGGTGGCCTACGATCTCAAGATTACTATCCTATCCTGGGGGGTGGGCGTGCTCGCCTCTGGGCTGGCGTTGCTGTTATGGAATCGACCTAAACTCAGTCTCGGAGTGCTTTCCGGTGGGGTGGTCTTAGGATTAGCCATTGTGTCCATGCACTATGTGGGAATGGCAGGCATGATGATTCCAGGCGCTGTGATGGAATACAATTTAGCCCGTGTTCTGATGTCTGTCGCCATCGCTATTTTTGCCTCAATTGCTGCTTTGGGGATGACATTTTACTTAAGACATTCAGGTACCTCTGGGTTGAATTGGATTAAGGGAGGCAGTAGCCTGGTCATGGGGATTGCCATCAGTGGAATGCACTACACAGGAATGTGGGCGACTAAAATTATTGAACAGTCTTCTATTACGTTTAATTCTGAGGAAATTTCTGCCCATTCCGGTTTAGCATTGCAAATAGGAATCGTGACCTTAATGCTATTGGTGGGAACTTTAGTTACGTCTTTGTTAGATCAACGCTATAGCGCTCAATTACTATATCAAAATGCCCTGCAAGAAAGTGAAAAACGCTTTCGTTCTCTGATTCGAGAAATGCCAGTGGGCGTGTTATTGTTAACGCCCCAAGGAGAGATTATTTTGAGTAATCAATTTGCTCAAAATTTGTTATTTCCCATTGAACCCCAATTAGAGGGAAAAAATCTATTTTCATTACCCGTGAAACTTCTCAATGAAGAAGGCAAACCCTTGGGGGAAAAAATGGAGTTCATTCATCAAGCGATCGCCCAAGGTCAACCCATCCGCAACTTAATTCTTGGACTGGATCAACAGCCGTCTTCTGCAACCCTTCATTGGTTATTGTTGAATATTGATCCTGAGTTTAATGAAGACCAAAAATTAGAACGGATTGTTTGTACCTTTAATAATATCACAGAACGCAAAAACCTGGATCAAGAATTAGCAAAATCACGACAATTTTTAAATACGATTATTGAGAATATTCCTTTGGCTTTATATGTTAAAAATGTTGAAAGTGACTTTCAATTTGTTCTTTGGAATAAAGCCAGTGAAAAAATCTTTGGAGTTAGCCGCGAGCAAATTTTAGGAAAAAACATTTATGATCTGTTACCTGAAAAACAAGCCCAGCATTTTCGTTCCCATATTTTAGAGGCTTTAACTCACCAAAAACCGATAGAAATTCCTGAAATTTTAATTCAGACTCCTGCTCAGGGTGACATTTTATTAAGAACTTTAAAAATCCCCATTATCAACCATCAAAAAACTACTCATATGCTGTGTATTTCTGAAGATATTACCAATCGTAAAAATACTGAAATTGCCTTACAAGAAAGTTTAGAACGAGAACAAGCGTTAGCAAAAGCCATCCAACGGATGCGCCAAACCTTAGATATCAAAACCATTTTTTCCACCACCGCTTCAGAATTAAGACGAGTGATTAATTGTGATCGAGTTGTAGTGTATCGTTTTCGTCCTGACTGGAGTGGAGAATTCATTGCAGAATCTGTTAATGCGGGATGGATTTCTTTATTTGAAGAACAAAATTATCATCCTAAACTTCAAGAAAATGCTATTGCGAATGAACGGTGTACTGTTAAATTATTTGAGAGTAACTCCAAGCCTAATTATTTATCCCCTGTCATCCAAGATACTTATCTTCAAACCACCCAAGGAGGATTGTATAGTCAGGGAGTCAATTACCGGGCTGTTTCTGATATTTATCAAGCTAATTTTGACGAATGTTATATTCAGTTATTAGAAAGTTTACAAGCCAGAGCTTATATTATAGTCCCCATTTTTTCTAACCATCAATTATGGGGATTACTCGCCACCTATCAAAACTCTAGTTCCCGTCAGTGGAAACAGGCAGAAATTAATATTGCAGTGCAAATTAGTAATCAATTAGGCGTGGCTTTACAACAAGCTGAATTATTAGAAAAGACCCAAAAACAATCTATTGAACTTCAAAAAGCAGTAGCGGCTGCTGATGCCGCTAATCAGGCTAAATCGGAATTTTTAGCCAATATGAGTCATGAGTTAAGAACTCCCTTAAATGCCATTTTAGGGTTTACTCAATTGATGAATGAAGATACAATTCTATCTCCCAAGCATCATCAGTATCTGGAAATTATTAATCATGCGGGCGAGCATTTATTAACCTTGATTAATGACATTTTAGAAATGTCTAAAATTGAAGCGGGAAGAACAACCTTTAATGAACATCAGTTTGATTTAATTAATCTTTTAGAGGGGTTAAGAAAAATGTTGCAGATGAAAGCAGAATCTAAAGGGTTACAATTACAATTTCAATATGCACCCAATTTACCCCGTTATTTGCAAACGGATCAAGGAAAATTGCGACAAGTTTTATTAAATTTATTAAGCAATGCGATTAAATTTACAACCCAAGGTCAAGTTACATTAAGAGTAAAACGTGAATATCAAATTTTTAACTCTGAGTCTTCAGTTTCTCCTAACTCAGAAGATAGAAATTCAGCTAATATTTACATAGAAAATTTTTCTGTTACTCCATCTCCTGATGCAAAAGCAGAGTTTATTTTATTTGAAGTTGAAGATACAGGCTTAGGAATTTCCCCGGAAGAAATACAGTTACTATTTGAACCCTTTAAGCAAACAGAATCAGGACGTAATTCTAATCAAGGAACAGGATTAGGTTTAGCGATAAGTCGAAAATATATACAACTAATGGGAGGAGATATTCATGTCAGTAGTCAACTCGGAGTCGGAAGTTTATTTATGTTTGAAATTCCGATTCATTTTTTAGACTCCTGTGAATTTTCCTGCAATGCTAATAAATCTAAGGTGATTTCCCTGGCTCCCAATCAACCTGAATATCGAATTTTAATTGTAGATGATAATTTGGATAGCTGTTTATTATTAAGCGAATTATTATCAGAAATTGGGTTTAAAATTCAACAAGCTGGAAATGGTCAAGAAGCCATCAATTGTTGGGAAACTTGGCAACCTGATTTAATTGTAATGGATGTCAGAATGCCCGTGATGGATGGGTTAACGGCATCAGCTTTAATCAAAGCAACATCTCTCGGAAAACAAACTAAAATTATTGCTTTAACCGCGAGTGTCTTTGAGGAAAATCAGCAAGAAATTTTAACATCGGGTTGTGAGGATTTTATTGCTAAACCCTTCAAAGCTGATCATTTATTGGATAAAATTAATCAACATTTAGGTGTAAAATATTTGTATCAACAGGATGAATTGCCACTGGAAACATCGGCTCCCACACATCCTCAACGTTCAGCAGAGGATTTGGGTGATCTTCTGAACACAATGTCTCCAGAGTGGCAAAGTCATCTCTATTGTGCCGCTGCTCAAGGAAGCGATCTAAAAATATTAGATTTAATTGAGCAAATTCCCCCAGACAATCAAGTGCTAATTGAAAAATTGAAGGATTTAACTGAAAATTTTCAATTTCAAATTATTTTAAAATTTACTGAAGCTTATAAATCATAA
- the ureE gene encoding urease accessory protein UreE, translating into MIVFTQSHLANDNQCVNVYLPLTAEQRTKARQYIETLEGETYYIRLPRGIVLKEGDLLTSDTQDCWAKVIAKPEPIITVRANSSLDLLKAAYHLGNRHVPLEITSDYLRFSPDGVLSSMLVQMGLTLQEETAAFYPERGAYGHHHSS; encoded by the coding sequence ATGATTGTTTTTACCCAATCCCATCTAGCCAATGACAATCAATGCGTTAATGTTTATCTACCTTTAACGGCTGAACAACGAACCAAAGCTCGTCAGTATATTGAAACTTTAGAGGGTGAAACCTATTATATTCGTCTACCTAGAGGAATAGTTTTAAAAGAGGGAGATTTATTAACCTCGGATACTCAAGATTGTTGGGCTAAAGTCATTGCTAAACCAGAACCCATTATCACCGTGAGGGCAAACTCTTCCCTCGATTTATTAAAAGCGGCTTATCATTTGGGAAATCGTCATGTTCCTTTAGAAATTACCTCGGACTATTTACGATTTTCCCCCGATGGAGTATTATCTTCAATGTTAGTGCAAATGGGATTAACCCTTCAAGAAGAAACTGCCGCTTTTTATCCTGAACGAGGGGCTTATGGACATCATCATTCATCTTGA
- a CDS encoding response regulator transcription factor, whose product MSQSMKLLLVEDDERVTEALVEYLTDQHYSIDVAHDGEIGLQMAESSNYNLIILDVMLPKLDGITICKRLREKGYNTPLLILTAKDTRTDKILGLDAGADDYVVKPFDLEVLSARIRALLRRWGESLPPVLRWENLQLDPTSCEVTYQGQLLSLTPKEYRLLELFLRNGRRVFSRSAILDLLWSWEEIPTEATVKTHIKSLRSKLKAVGAPGNLIETVYGLGYRLKENS is encoded by the coding sequence ATGAGTCAATCCATGAAGTTATTGCTGGTTGAGGATGATGAGCGAGTCACGGAAGCACTGGTTGAATATTTGACGGATCAACATTACTCAATTGATGTCGCCCACGATGGAGAAATCGGTTTACAAATGGCAGAGAGTTCTAATTATAATCTAATTATACTGGATGTCATGTTACCGAAACTCGACGGAATTACAATTTGTAAACGTTTACGAGAAAAAGGTTATAACACTCCCCTGTTAATTTTAACAGCAAAAGATACTAGAACGGATAAAATTCTAGGCTTAGATGCAGGGGCGGATGATTATGTGGTTAAACCCTTTGATTTAGAGGTTCTCTCAGCGAGAATTCGAGCCTTACTTCGTCGATGGGGAGAAAGTTTACCTCCAGTTCTCCGATGGGAAAATTTACAACTAGATCCGACTTCTTGTGAAGTGACTTATCAAGGTCAACTTCTCTCTTTAACTCCAAAAGAATATCGATTACTTGAACTTTTTCTCAGAAATGGTCGTCGTGTATTTAGTCGCAGTGCAATTTTAGATTTACTTTGGTCATGGGAGGAGATTCCGACAGAAGCAACGGTTAAAACCCATATTAAAAGTTTACGATCTAAACTCAAAGCGGTTGGTGCTCCGGGTAATTTAATTGAAACAGTCTATGGTTTGGGATACCGACTTAAAGAAAACTCGTGA
- a CDS encoding cell wall metabolism sensor histidine kinase WalK, with translation MVWDTDLKKTRDFNFRYLRWHLLLSYLTVMAAILFLFALGVYLFFSYSFYQQLDEKLRVLAQSAAPSLREVEKRGNEYLDQMSVFPWRDLFNRDQQSLEWFNAKGELLAQRGELVLYFPPQPGVSKIHLSHHPFAIHTYTISVFTNSSNKKPILKGFIRASQSTESIKISQKQLLFWLGIGGSLALGLAGIGGLWLTQKALKPIEQSYKQLKQFTADASHELRSPLTAIKTSVDVMLTHLERIHPKDLKKLSAISSATVQMNHLVDDLLFLARTDVSASKLSHEWLPIKLHELLQDVIDLIAPSAQAKQIRFIAHVSINLMIYGEPTRLSRLFSNLLENAIQYTSTGGKITVFLKKQNRFAVITIKDTGIGIAEEHLPFIFDRFWRADKARSHREGGTGLGLSIAQAVALQHGGKITVASKLGVGSCFFVHLPRISSTITGANFPKNSDFKSLT, from the coding sequence ATGGTTTGGGATACCGACTTAAAGAAAACTCGTGATTTTAATTTTAGATATTTAAGATGGCATTTATTATTGTCTTATTTAACGGTAATGGCAGCCATTTTATTCTTGTTTGCCCTCGGCGTTTATCTGTTTTTTAGTTATAGTTTTTATCAGCAATTAGATGAAAAACTTCGAGTCTTAGCCCAATCTGCTGCCCCTTCCTTGAGGGAAGTAGAAAAACGAGGGAATGAATATTTAGATCAAATGTCTGTTTTTCCTTGGCGAGACTTATTTAACCGTGATCAACAAAGTTTAGAATGGTTTAATGCCAAGGGAGAATTATTAGCTCAAAGAGGAGAATTAGTCTTGTATTTTCCTCCTCAACCCGGCGTTTCTAAGATTCACTTATCCCATCATCCCTTTGCCATTCATACCTATACCATTTCTGTCTTTACAAATTCATCCAATAAAAAACCCATTTTAAAAGGGTTTATTCGCGCTAGTCAATCGACTGAATCGATTAAAATTTCTCAAAAACAATTATTATTCTGGTTAGGAATTGGGGGATCTCTAGCGTTAGGATTAGCAGGAATTGGCGGGTTATGGTTAACACAAAAAGCCTTAAAACCCATTGAACAAAGTTATAAACAACTCAAACAATTTACTGCCGATGCTTCCCATGAATTACGCAGTCCTTTAACAGCCATTAAAACCTCTGTGGATGTGATGTTAACTCATTTAGAACGCATTCATCCCAAAGATCTCAAAAAACTCTCCGCCATTAGTAGTGCTACCGTTCAAATGAATCATCTCGTTGATGATTTATTATTTTTAGCGCGAACAGATGTTTCAGCCTCTAAACTTTCTCATGAATGGCTACCCATTAAACTCCATGAACTTTTGCAAGATGTGATTGATTTAATTGCACCTTCTGCTCAAGCTAAACAAATTCGCTTCATTGCCCATGTTTCTATCAATTTAATGATTTATGGAGAGCCCACTCGCCTCAGTCGTTTATTTTCTAATTTATTAGAAAATGCCATCCAATATACCTCAACCGGGGGTAAAATTACCGTATTTTTAAAGAAGCAAAATCGCTTTGCTGTCATTACCATTAAAGATACAGGAATTGGAATTGCAGAAGAACATCTACCCTTCATTTTTGACCGTTTTTGGCGGGCAGATAAAGCGCGTTCTCATCGGGAAGGAGGCACCGGACTAGGGTTGTCCATTGCTCAAGCGGTGGCACTCCAACATGGAGGTAAAATTACTGTCGCCTCTAAATTAGGAGTCGGGAGTTGCTTTTTTGTCCATTTACCCCGTATTTCTTCAACCATAACAGGGGCAAATTTCCCGAAGAACTCTGACTTCAAGTCTTTAACTTAA